A single Natrinema pellirubrum DSM 15624 DNA region contains:
- a CDS encoding DUF7472 family protein gives MLDREQLIEIVSAVGAVLLLLATMIAIGSSYTADNGSLSSEGAQLLVVAITGFILLVTAVGIGLAYTLKDEEDLDATADETETNGTF, from the coding sequence ATGCTCGATCGCGAACAGCTCATCGAAATCGTTTCGGCGGTCGGTGCGGTCCTCCTATTGCTTGCGACGATGATCGCCATCGGCTCTTCCTACACTGCCGACAACGGGAGTCTCTCCTCCGAAGGGGCACAGCTGCTCGTTGTGGCTATTACTGGCTTTATCCTCCTGGTGACGGCGGTCGGTATCGGGCTGGCCTACACCCTGAAAGACGAGGAGGACCTCGACGCGACGGCCGACGAGACGGAAACGAACGGAACGTTCTGA
- a CDS encoding DUF106 domain-containing protein codes for MPIDQLVTLLENESIREALMIVYERSDGGTEELEWRDVRDALSSEQWGTLIEQEVLVSAGSGFAIAEPGRVERLLGGDDPSEDAGTDGIESPSWTTADKAAGAFALLLFAGYWNTGIRDIVASVESAIFGPVAGLVPFHLVIVFLAVVTGFYSTVLQSRLLDREKLEQYKQRMTDLQERTAAAKERGDEEALERLQEERMAAAGDQLGMFKLQFRPMVWIMLLTIPVFLWLRWKVRGGHLGTGETGLVVPIAGAVTWQQSLVGPMQTWLVWYFCCSMAARQLIQKVFGLRTGTSS; via the coding sequence ATGCCCATCGACCAGTTGGTGACGCTGCTCGAGAACGAGTCGATCAGGGAGGCGCTCATGATCGTCTACGAGCGGTCGGACGGCGGGACGGAAGAACTCGAGTGGCGCGACGTCAGGGACGCCCTCTCGAGCGAGCAGTGGGGGACGCTCATCGAACAGGAGGTTCTCGTCAGCGCCGGGAGCGGATTCGCGATCGCCGAGCCCGGCCGCGTCGAGCGGCTCCTCGGGGGCGACGACCCGTCCGAGGACGCGGGGACGGACGGGATCGAGTCGCCGTCGTGGACGACCGCGGACAAGGCCGCGGGCGCGTTCGCGTTGCTTCTGTTCGCCGGCTACTGGAACACGGGGATCCGGGACATCGTCGCGTCGGTCGAGAGCGCCATTTTCGGCCCCGTTGCCGGACTCGTTCCCTTTCATCTCGTCATCGTCTTTCTCGCGGTCGTCACCGGGTTCTACTCGACCGTGTTACAGTCGCGGCTGCTGGATCGTGAGAAACTCGAGCAGTACAAACAGCGGATGACGGACCTTCAGGAGCGAACGGCGGCGGCCAAAGAGCGCGGCGACGAGGAAGCCCTCGAGCGGCTGCAGGAGGAGCGAATGGCGGCCGCGGGCGATCAGCTCGGGATGTTCAAGCTACAGTTCCGGCCGATGGTGTGGATCATGCTGTTGACGATCCCGGTCTTTCTCTGGCTCCGTTGGAAGGTCCGCGGCGGCCATCTCGGGACCGGTGAAACGGGGCTGGTCGTCCCGATCGCCGGCGCTGTCACGTGGCAACAGTCCCTCGTCGGCCCGATGCAGACGTGGCTCGTCTGGTATTTCTGCTGCTCGATGGCGGCCCGACAGCTCATCCAGAAGGTGTTCGGACTTCGGACCGGGACGTCCTCGTAG
- a CDS encoding alpha/beta fold hydrolase, translating into MPQATRDGVSIYYEYERSDGDGRSPVVFVQGLGFGRWMWRWQREAVADEYDVIAPDNRGTGRSDVGLPPLVARLPGTLRGLVLLKLAGYSIGGLAADLEAVLDDAGVYDAHIVGASMGGMIAQRYAIEYSRAKSLTLFCTSHGGPDAAPVPDETQEHMFDTPDGATERQVLRHRMRPAFNDRFTNRNPHLIDRILEWRLEQDADDPAREAQAAAVQGFDVSDRLERLRVPTLVCHGTNDEVVPVTNARLLEEKIRDSRLELVEGGSHLFFIEEADAVSDLLRSFLDEQD; encoded by the coding sequence ATGCCACAGGCGACGAGAGACGGCGTGTCGATCTATTACGAGTACGAGCGAAGCGACGGCGACGGTCGGTCGCCGGTCGTCTTCGTGCAGGGGCTCGGGTTCGGACGGTGGATGTGGCGCTGGCAGCGGGAAGCCGTCGCCGACGAGTACGACGTGATCGCCCCCGACAACCGGGGGACGGGTCGCTCCGACGTCGGCCTCCCGCCGCTCGTCGCGCGGCTGCCCGGTACGCTTCGGGGGCTCGTGCTGCTCAAACTCGCCGGCTACTCGATCGGCGGGCTGGCGGCCGACCTCGAGGCGGTCCTCGACGACGCGGGGGTCTACGACGCCCACATCGTCGGGGCGAGCATGGGCGGGATGATCGCCCAGCGCTACGCCATCGAGTACTCCCGAGCGAAGTCGCTGACGCTGTTCTGTACGAGCCACGGCGGCCCCGACGCCGCGCCGGTCCCCGACGAAACCCAGGAACACATGTTCGATACGCCCGATGGCGCGACCGAACGCCAGGTGTTGCGCCACCGCATGCGGCCGGCATTCAACGACCGGTTCACCAACCGCAACCCGCATCTCATCGATCGGATCCTCGAGTGGCGACTCGAACAGGACGCCGACGACCCCGCACGCGAGGCCCAGGCCGCTGCGGTCCAGGGCTTCGACGTCAGCGACCGCCTCGAGCGACTCCGCGTACCGACACTGGTCTGTCACGGGACGAACGACGAGGTGGTCCCGGTCACGAACGCGCGGCTGCTCGAGGAGAAGATCCGGGACAGTCGACTCGAACTCGTCGAGGGCGGTTCCCACCTGTTCTTCATCGAGGAAGCCGACGCCGTCTCCGACTTGCTGCGTTCGTTTCTGGACGAGCAGGACTGA
- a CDS encoding 23S rRNA (uridine(2552)-2'-O)-methyltransferase has product MARDHYYNKAKQEGYRSRAAYKLKQLDRLEDVIDRGDTVVDLGAAPGGWLEVAAEEVGPEGQVIGVDFQRIDDFADHDNVETLRGDMTEDKTRKRVVDAADGTVDAVISDMAPNMSGEYSLDQARSLHLARQAFETALELLEAGGDFVVKVFEGPDVDDFRADVEEEFQYVRATSPDASRDESSEVYFIGKGRLTAPVRPGDELEVEITDVGSEGDGIASVEGYRLFVPGAEDGETVAVRVEDVKPRFGFAQRVDRE; this is encoded by the coding sequence ATGGCTCGCGACCACTACTACAACAAGGCCAAACAGGAGGGCTACCGCTCCCGTGCGGCCTACAAGCTCAAACAACTGGACCGACTCGAGGACGTCATCGACCGCGGCGACACCGTCGTCGACCTCGGGGCCGCGCCCGGCGGCTGGCTCGAGGTCGCCGCCGAGGAGGTCGGTCCGGAGGGACAGGTCATCGGCGTCGACTTCCAGCGGATCGACGACTTCGCGGACCACGACAACGTCGAGACCCTCCGCGGGGACATGACCGAGGACAAGACCCGCAAGCGAGTCGTCGACGCCGCCGACGGCACCGTCGATGCGGTCATCTCGGACATGGCACCCAACATGTCCGGCGAGTACTCGCTGGACCAGGCCCGCTCGCTGCATCTCGCACGCCAGGCCTTCGAGACCGCGCTCGAACTGCTCGAGGCCGGCGGCGACTTCGTCGTGAAGGTCTTCGAAGGCCCCGACGTCGACGACTTCCGGGCCGACGTCGAGGAGGAGTTCCAGTACGTCCGCGCGACCTCGCCCGACGCGAGCCGCGACGAGTCCTCCGAGGTCTACTTCATCGGGAAGGGTCGGCTCACCGCACCCGTGCGGCCCGGCGACGAACTCGAGGTCGAGATCACCGACGTCGGTAGCGAGGGCGACGGCATCGCCTCGGTCGAGGGCTACCGGCTGTTCGTGCCCGGAGCCGAGGACGGCGAGACGGTCGCGGTCCGCGTCGAGGATGTCAAACCGAGGTTCGGATTCGCCCAGCGCGTCGACCGGGAGTAG
- the hjc gene encoding Holliday junction resolvase Hjc, translating to MSQAKGDRRERELVNELDEAGFAVMRAPASGSATERELPDVLAGDGERFYAIEAKSSSGDPIYLTGEEVEALTFFARNFGAKPRIGVRFDREDWYFFHPGDLYVTDGGNYRVKKETALAEGTDFPEFTGQSEKVTLEEAAGETDDGPDEDLRRVLNAVKQGVMDVDEAADALE from the coding sequence ATGTCTCAGGCGAAGGGCGACCGCCGCGAGCGGGAACTCGTCAACGAACTCGACGAGGCCGGCTTCGCGGTGATGCGAGCGCCCGCCAGCGGCTCCGCGACCGAGCGGGAACTCCCCGACGTGCTGGCCGGCGACGGCGAGCGCTTCTACGCGATCGAGGCCAAATCGAGTTCCGGCGACCCGATCTATCTCACCGGCGAGGAGGTCGAGGCGCTGACCTTCTTCGCGCGGAACTTCGGCGCGAAACCCCGGATCGGCGTCCGCTTCGACCGCGAGGACTGGTACTTCTTCCACCCCGGCGATCTCTACGTCACCGACGGGGGCAACTACCGCGTCAAGAAGGAAACGGCGCTGGCTGAGGGCACCGATTTCCCCGAGTTCACCGGGCAGTCCGAGAAAGTTACGCTCGAGGAGGCCGCCGGCGAGACCGACGACGGCCCCGACGAGGACCTGCGGCGCGTTCTCAACGCCGTCAAGCAGGGCGTGATGGACGTCGACGAGGCCGCCGACGCCCTCGAGTGA
- a CDS encoding twin-arginine translocase subunit TatC, which yields MSDEPVDGRDAEAPEEPREDAASELPDESELDGPASDPAAERPDLETDGEGVVGDRHDPTPTYPDADEEIGGIETPPDDEEMPLADHIEEMVLRLAVVLLFGAGGTAIGLLWASDAIQFVWFNVFPSGNEAPPPHLYNPLELWLTRIKISSLLGIMVALPAFVYECYLFMRPGLYPHERKYYLAAVPTSVVLGALGMLFSYVLVLPILFRYFTYYAEESADIAYSLGETFNLIITLTGFLAIVFQIPLFIMLAIMMGVTTRRWLAQKRLYFWVAFAGLSFMFTLDPTGMAPILVAVTMILLFEGTLFVLKWVGTE from the coding sequence ATGTCGGACGAGCCGGTGGACGGACGGGACGCCGAGGCGCCCGAAGAGCCGCGGGAAGACGCTGCCTCGGAACTGCCAGACGAGTCCGAACTCGACGGGCCGGCGTCCGACCCCGCCGCGGAGCGGCCCGACCTCGAGACGGACGGCGAGGGCGTCGTCGGCGATCGACACGATCCGACGCCGACCTATCCCGACGCCGACGAGGAAATCGGTGGAATCGAGACGCCGCCGGACGACGAGGAGATGCCGCTGGCCGACCACATCGAGGAGATGGTCCTCCGGCTGGCGGTCGTGTTGCTGTTCGGGGCCGGCGGGACGGCGATCGGGCTGCTGTGGGCCTCCGACGCGATCCAGTTCGTCTGGTTCAACGTCTTTCCGTCGGGCAACGAAGCGCCGCCGCCGCACCTCTATAACCCGCTCGAGCTGTGGCTAACACGGATCAAGATCTCCTCGCTGCTGGGGATCATGGTCGCGCTGCCGGCCTTTGTCTACGAGTGTTACCTGTTCATGCGGCCGGGGCTGTACCCCCACGAACGGAAGTATTATCTCGCTGCCGTCCCGACGAGCGTCGTCCTCGGCGCGCTCGGGATGTTGTTCTCGTACGTGCTGGTGTTGCCGATCCTCTTCCGGTATTTCACCTACTACGCCGAGGAAAGCGCCGACATTGCGTACTCGCTGGGTGAGACGTTCAACCTGATCATCACCCTGACCGGCTTTCTCGCGATCGTCTTCCAGATTCCGCTCTTTATCATGCTAGCGATCATGATGGGCGTAACGACTCGTCGCTGGCTGGCCCAGAAACGGCTGTATTTCTGGGTGGCCTTCGCGGGCCTGTCGTTCATGTTCACCCTCGATCCGACGGGGATGGCTCCCATCCTGGTCGCGGTCACGATGATCCTGCTGTTCGAGGGGACGCTGTTCGTCCTCAAGTGGGTCGGAACCGAGTAG
- a CDS encoding HalOD1 output domain-containing protein produces MPSTNDTTDDQEPDDLEFVTTFDPDSEPASEAVVTAVAAVRGSKPTALEPLHAVVDPDALDSLVGHADRVGTAGSHQVWFTYEGFDVAVRTDGKIRLRDATVTAD; encoded by the coding sequence ATGCCCTCCACGAACGATACGACCGACGACCAGGAACCGGACGATCTCGAGTTCGTGACGACGTTCGATCCCGACAGCGAGCCGGCCAGCGAGGCCGTCGTCACCGCCGTCGCTGCGGTCCGTGGCTCGAAACCGACCGCGCTCGAGCCGCTGCACGCGGTCGTCGATCCGGACGCGCTCGATTCGCTGGTCGGCCACGCCGACCGGGTCGGCACCGCGGGCAGCCACCAGGTCTGGTTCACCTACGAGGGGTTCGATGTCGCCGTTCGCACCGACGGCAAGATCCGGCTCCGGGATGCGACCGTGACGGCCGACTGA
- a CDS encoding twin-arginine translocase subunit TatC, with amino-acid sequence MSSAVDEDTAQAINTGRETIGALLSGAQQHLKKVFVVFLLGFLGSFYALRIIVWDFLEATAKSQMSGDVAASTDIITRTPFEVILLQAKIGMLTGAVVAVPALLFFSRKALRRRGYTSSVPISRRFIAGFILASLSLFVAGVVYAYSIFFPFAFDFLAGNAVSAGVKPSFGITEFTEFMALLTLSFGLAAQLPLLMGVLSYTEIIPYETFRDKWRHAVVAVTVFGGLFSPPDPFTLVMWAMPMVGLYVFSLGLAKLVTNLRRRGAAKATGSGTDHIKRRTLQFVGALAAVAIALSAAINQGGFDELEESVFPLFPSPIRPAPGGPGGLGTYAAENGLFGDVAVGAAIALVVGVLVLFAYTVKVLQSPVYPRQDDIRRADDPSDVDFETLDVDDIADVPTQVFQRMSEDDALDYSRQAMYDDDREKAEAILDRFDTVQETTESDGSAEAAAGASGGAAAAAGEGGAAEDDGGLFASTAAGMLDPFTEDETTEDDIGGYAYDIAFILNSLTSKVFRIVGLFMVVMGGTFFWLYSGGLGDVLTLFLDRVPRDVLEEVVADGVDPSTMSLEELIAEMDIVVALHPVEVLIFEVKVSALAGIVAVLPLILYYAWPPAKERGLVRGDRRTFLVWGGGLLGGFALGTYLGFFWVAPSIISYLVSDALANQMIVSYRIKSFFWLVIFTTVGIGFLLNIIVTMALFHVGGVVSYRSMLERWRPVVVGIFVLAAFFSPKGVLMMLLFSIPIALTYLLGLGILYVLTGGGRLFGGGGGGSTAEPDGTGATPE; translated from the coding sequence ATGAGTTCTGCCGTCGACGAGGACACCGCCCAGGCCATAAACACTGGCCGGGAGACGATCGGCGCACTACTCTCGGGCGCCCAGCAACACCTCAAGAAGGTGTTCGTCGTCTTCCTGCTCGGGTTCCTCGGCTCCTTCTACGCGCTTCGGATCATCGTCTGGGACTTCCTCGAGGCGACCGCGAAGTCACAGATGAGCGGTGACGTCGCCGCCTCGACGGACATCATCACACGGACGCCGTTCGAAGTGATCCTCCTGCAGGCCAAGATCGGAATGTTGACCGGCGCCGTCGTCGCCGTTCCCGCCTTGCTCTTTTTCTCCCGGAAAGCGCTTCGCCGTCGCGGCTACACCAGTTCCGTGCCGATCTCCCGCCGGTTCATCGCCGGGTTCATCCTCGCGTCGCTGTCCCTGTTCGTGGCCGGCGTCGTCTACGCTTACAGCATCTTCTTCCCCTTCGCCTTCGACTTCCTTGCCGGCAACGCCGTCAGCGCCGGCGTCAAACCGAGCTTCGGTATCACCGAGTTCACCGAGTTCATGGCGCTTTTGACGCTGTCGTTCGGACTCGCCGCCCAGCTCCCGCTGCTGATGGGCGTGTTGTCCTACACCGAGATTATCCCCTACGAGACGTTCCGGGACAAGTGGCGACACGCGGTCGTCGCCGTCACCGTCTTCGGCGGGCTGTTCTCCCCGCCGGACCCGTTCACGCTCGTGATGTGGGCGATGCCGATGGTCGGCCTCTACGTCTTCAGCCTCGGACTGGCGAAACTGGTCACCAATCTCCGCCGACGCGGCGCGGCCAAGGCCACCGGCTCGGGGACCGACCACATCAAACGACGGACGCTCCAGTTCGTCGGCGCGCTGGCTGCCGTCGCGATCGCGCTCTCCGCGGCCATCAATCAGGGCGGGTTCGACGAACTCGAGGAGTCGGTCTTCCCGCTGTTTCCCTCGCCGATCCGTCCAGCACCCGGCGGTCCGGGCGGATTAGGGACGTACGCAGCCGAGAACGGCCTGTTCGGTGACGTCGCCGTCGGAGCCGCGATCGCGCTCGTCGTCGGCGTGTTGGTGCTGTTTGCCTACACCGTCAAGGTCCTCCAGAGTCCCGTCTACCCGCGACAGGACGACATTCGGCGGGCCGACGATCCGTCTGACGTCGACTTCGAGACGCTCGACGTCGACGACATCGCCGACGTTCCCACGCAGGTCTTCCAGCGGATGAGCGAGGACGACGCACTCGACTACTCCCGGCAGGCCATGTACGACGACGACCGGGAGAAGGCCGAGGCGATCCTCGATCGCTTCGATACGGTTCAGGAGACGACGGAGAGCGATGGATCGGCGGAAGCGGCCGCGGGCGCGAGCGGTGGTGCGGCCGCGGCGGCCGGGGAGGGCGGGGCCGCCGAGGACGACGGCGGACTCTTCGCGAGTACCGCCGCCGGCATGCTCGATCCGTTCACCGAGGACGAGACCACGGAGGACGACATCGGCGGCTACGCCTACGACATCGCCTTCATCCTCAACAGCCTCACCTCGAAGGTGTTCCGCATCGTCGGCCTCTTCATGGTCGTCATGGGCGGGACCTTCTTCTGGCTCTACTCCGGCGGCCTCGGCGACGTACTCACGCTCTTCCTCGATCGGGTTCCCCGAGACGTCCTCGAAGAGGTCGTCGCGGACGGCGTCGATCCGAGTACGATGAGTCTCGAGGAACTCATCGCGGAGATGGACATCGTCGTCGCGTTACACCCCGTCGAGGTCCTCATCTTCGAGGTCAAAGTGAGCGCGCTGGCCGGGATCGTCGCCGTCCTCCCGCTGATCCTGTACTACGCCTGGCCCCCCGCCAAGGAACGGGGACTGGTCCGGGGCGACCGACGCACGTTCCTCGTCTGGGGCGGCGGGCTGCTCGGCGGCTTCGCCCTCGGGACCTACCTCGGGTTCTTCTGGGTTGCGCCGTCGATCATCTCGTATCTGGTCTCCGACGCGCTCGCCAACCAGATGATCGTCTCCTACCGGATCAAGAGCTTCTTCTGGCTCGTCATCTTCACGACCGTCGGGATCGGGTTCTTGCTGAACATCATCGTCACGATGGCGCTGTTCCACGTCGGCGGGGTCGTCAGCTATCGCTCGATGCTCGAGCGCTGGCGGCCGGTCGTCGTCGGCATCTTCGTCCTCGCGGCCTTCTTCAGCCCGAAGGGCGTGCTGATGATGCTCCTGTTCTCGATTCCGATCGCGCTCACCTACCTGCTCGGGCTGGGGATCCTCTACGTCCTGACCGGCGGTGGCCGGCTGTTCGGCGGTGGTGGCGGCGGCTCGACCGCCGAACCCGACGGGACCGGCGCGACTCCGGAGTAA
- the priL gene encoding DNA primase regulatory subunit PriL: MQRLHARYPFLEAARETVATEAVDLATVVEGDEAVVDRARQRVITAIESGETGEPHRDTRIELLSYPVARVLVSMVDERVLVRKYARAEAATAYDRFTEDMTDTTELKSVESTGLDLSALLAEFDLRDAVRTAADGEYRIDVGTYLPLAEDLWDDGWRLVNQPLEAGEVPVDEDELLTLVREAIRGRIDDGLPFEVPESIATALEDEADEIREVLAEMDLTQDIDTVVPDLFPPCMKALLDQIQKGEHLPHHSRFAITAFLTSIGMNTDEIVDLYRVNSSFGEEMTRYQTDHIRGDTSPTEYSPPSCATMQSYGDCVNKDDLCERIPHPMAYYEQRIDDADDEELEDWRESDDGSDGSAASGD, encoded by the coding sequence ATGCAGCGACTCCACGCCCGGTATCCGTTCCTCGAGGCCGCCCGCGAGACCGTCGCCACGGAAGCGGTCGATCTGGCGACCGTCGTCGAGGGGGACGAAGCGGTCGTCGACCGGGCGCGTCAACGGGTTATTACCGCGATCGAGTCGGGGGAGACGGGGGAGCCACACCGCGATACGCGGATCGAGTTACTCTCGTATCCGGTCGCGCGGGTACTGGTCTCAATGGTCGACGAACGCGTCCTCGTACGCAAGTACGCCCGCGCCGAGGCCGCGACGGCCTACGACCGGTTCACCGAGGACATGACCGACACGACAGAACTGAAAAGCGTCGAGTCGACAGGCCTCGACCTATCCGCCCTCCTCGCGGAGTTCGACCTGCGGGACGCGGTCCGGACGGCCGCCGACGGGGAGTACCGGATCGACGTCGGGACCTACCTGCCGCTGGCCGAGGACCTCTGGGACGACGGCTGGCGGCTCGTCAACCAGCCCCTCGAGGCCGGCGAGGTCCCCGTCGACGAGGACGAACTCCTGACGCTGGTCCGCGAGGCGATCCGGGGCCGGATCGACGACGGGCTCCCCTTCGAGGTACCCGAGTCCATCGCGACCGCCCTCGAGGACGAGGCCGACGAGATCCGCGAGGTACTCGCAGAGATGGATCTGACACAGGACATCGACACCGTCGTCCCCGACCTTTTCCCGCCGTGTATGAAGGCGCTGCTCGACCAGATCCAGAAGGGCGAGCATCTGCCGCATCACTCCCGGTTCGCGATCACCGCCTTCCTGACGAGCATCGGGATGAACACCGACGAGATCGTCGACCTCTACCGGGTCAACTCGTCGTTCGGGGAGGAGATGACCCGCTACCAGACCGACCACATCCGCGGGGACACCTCGCCGACGGAATACTCGCCGCCCTCGTGTGCCACGATGCAGTCCTACGGCGACTGCGTGAACAAGGACGACCTCTGCGAGCGGATCCCCCATCCGATGGCCTACTACGAACAGCGGATCGACGACGCCGACGACGAGGAGTTAGAGGACTGGCGGGAGAGCGACGACGGGAGCGACGGGAGCGCCGCGAGCGGCGACTGA
- a CDS encoding DNA polymerase sliding clamp produces the protein MFKAIVSAETLTSALDSISVLVDECKIHLEEDGLEIRAVDPANVGMVDLSLDASAFESYEADGGLIGVDLSRLEDIAGMADAGQLIQLELDEETRKLHIQIDGLEYTLALIDPDSIRQEPDIPDLDLPAEVVLEGKDVNRSVTAADMVSDHIALGVDEGEEYFYVDAAGDTDDVHLELTQEDLIDLQLGPAHSLFSLDYLKDMNKAIPGDTEVTLALGEEFPVKIYFGFAEGQGQVTYMLAPRIQSD, from the coding sequence ATGTTCAAGGCCATCGTGAGCGCCGAAACGCTCACCAGCGCGCTCGATTCGATCAGCGTGCTGGTCGACGAGTGCAAAATCCACCTCGAGGAAGACGGGCTGGAGATCCGGGCCGTCGATCCGGCCAACGTCGGGATGGTCGACCTCTCGCTCGATGCGTCTGCGTTCGAGTCCTACGAGGCCGACGGCGGGCTGATCGGTGTCGATCTCTCGCGGCTCGAAGACATCGCGGGCATGGCCGACGCCGGCCAGCTCATCCAGCTCGAACTCGACGAGGAGACCCGCAAGCTCCACATCCAGATCGACGGGCTCGAGTACACGCTCGCGCTCATCGACCCCGACTCCATCCGACAGGAGCCCGACATCCCGGATCTCGATCTCCCCGCCGAGGTCGTCCTCGAGGGGAAAGACGTCAACCGCTCGGTGACCGCCGCCGACATGGTCTCCGACCACATCGCCCTAGGCGTCGACGAGGGCGAGGAGTACTTCTACGTCGACGCCGCAGGCGACACCGACGACGTCCACCTCGAGCTGACCCAGGAAGATCTGATCGACCTCCAGCTCGGGCCCGCCCACTCGCTGTTCTCGCTGGACTATCTCAAGGACATGAACAAGGCGATCCCCGGCGACACCGAGGTCACGCTGGCGCTGGGCGAGGAGTTCCCCGTCAAGATCTACTTCGGCTTCGCCGAGGGGCAGGGCCAGGTCACCTACATGCTCGCGCCGCGCATCCAGAGCGACTGA